Genomic segment of Helicobacter enhydrae:
AATTTGCAAAGCTCCTCAAGCACATCACAACCACTGCAAAACTTCCTCATCCTTATGAATATGATCACAATCAATTAGGCTTTAACTATCGTTTGCCCAATATCAATGCCGCTCTTGCCCTTGCTCAATTAGAACAGCTCCCATTTTTCTTAGAATCAAAAAAACAAATTGCCAAAAATTATCAAGATTTCTTTTCTCATTCTGCATTTGAATTTATCCAAGCACGCAATGGCACAGATCCAAATTTTTGGCTTAATGCACTTTTGCTTGACAATAGCAATCAAAGAGATACATTTTTGATCCAAAGCCACAAAAGAGGCATTATGACACGCCCAATCTGGAAACTCAATCACCAAACCCCGATGTTTGCAAAATGTCAATGCGATAATCTCTCCAATTCTATATTTCTACAAGAGCGGATTGTGAATTTGCCAAGTAGTGTGAATTTGGTATAATTTTTTGTTTTAATTTTATAATTCAAGGAAATAAAGATGCAAAACAAGATTGAAGAAATCATCTATCAAGCTCTTCAAAATCTAGCCGATGAGCTTGAAAACGATGCATTAAAAAATCCAAATTCTCAAACTAAAATTTATGGTGTAGATGGAAATTTAGATTCACTAGCTCTTGTAAGTTTTATCACTGATGTAGAACAGCTTATTGATGAAAAAATGGACAAAAATATCACTCTTGCTGATGAAAAAGCAATGAGTTCAAGAAATTCTCCATTTAAAGATGTGGCATCACTCACACAATATATTCAAAGTCTTTTATAAAGTTTTGGGATGAAAGTATTTGTTATCACTGGAACTAGAAAAGGGATAGGGAAGGAACTTGCCCAACACTTTTTGTCTTTGGGGCATATTGTTTGTGGTTGTTCAAGAGGAGAAACAAGCATTACCCACAAGAATTATTGCCATTTTGAACTTGATGTAAGCGATGAAACAAAGGTAGCTGCTATGATTAAAGCTATCAAAAAAGAATTTGGGAATATTGATGTTTTGCTCAATAATGCTGGAATTGCCTCGATGAATCACTTATTATTAACTCCTTATAAAACCATGAAAAACATTTATTCCACCAATGTTTTTGGAAGTTTTTTATTTTTAAGAGAAGTTGGAAAAGTTATGATTCAACAAAGCAGGAAAAATAAAGCTAATGGACATATTTCACATTTTAGAATTGTCAATTTTGCAACAGTTGCTACTCCATTGAGACTTGAAGGAGAGGCTGTATATGCAAGCTCAAAAGCCGCAATTGCCAATTTAACACAAGTCGCAAGTTTTGAGCTTGCTGAATTTGGAATCACAGTTAATGCAGTAGGTCCTACGCCTATTCCAACAGATTTGATTAAAAATGTTCCAAAAGAAAAAATAGATGCACTACTTCAAAGACAGGCAATTAAGCGATTTGGAAATTTTCAAGATTGTCTTAATGTGATTGAGTTTTTTTTAGACGAAAAGAGTGATTTTATTAGTGGACAAATCATTTATCTTGGGGGAGTTAATGGATAATTTTTTATTTGAAAAATTACAAGATTATAAAGAGAGAATTGCGATTTGGCAAAATCATCATTCTTATTCTTATGCAGATTTATTAGAGCAGATTAGCAAATATCATCAATTACTTGATTCTATTCCAGCTCATAGTAAAGTCGCAATACAAAGTGATTATTCTCTTGAAAGCATTGCTTTATTTCTAGCTCTACTGAAAAATCAACATACAATTATTCCTATTATCTCTCCTCAGGAATTAGATCAGAAATTACAAGAAAGTTATGCAGAATTTCTCATTGCACAATCTGATATGGAAAAAATTATCCATATTTCTCAACCTAAGCAAAATCTTTTTGAACTTAATGATGCAGGATTAATTCTTTTTAGTAGTGGTAGCACAGGAAAACCCAAAGCGATGCTCCACAATCTCTCTCATATTCTCAAAAAATTTGAAAATAAAAAATCAAAGCAACTCAGTATGCTTTTATTTTTGATGTTTGATCACATTGGAGGAATCAATACACTTCTTAATATTCTTTCAACAGGACAAACAGCCATTATCCCAAATGATAGAAAAGATGTGCATCATATTGCAAATCTTATTGAAACTCATAAAATTTCAATTCTTCCAACTTCACCTACATTTCTCAATCTCATGCTTTTAAACAAAGTGCATCTACACCATAATCTTTCATCTCTAAAAATGATTTCTTATGGAACAGAATCTATGCCCGAAACTCTTTTGAAAAAATTGCAAAATGCTTTTCCAAAAACAAAATTTTTGCAAACCTTTGGAACAAGCGAAGTTGGAATTATGCAAACAATTAGTGAAAAATCAGGCTCTCTTTTTATGAAAATCTCTGATCCAAATATTGAATATAAAATTGTTAATCAAGAATTATGGATCAAATCTCAAACTCAAGTTTTAGGCTATCTTAATGCAAGTATGGAAAATTTTGTAGATGGTTATTTTAAAACTGGCGATCTTGTGGAAACAAAAATGATAAATGGTGAAGAATACATTCGCATCATTGGCAGAAATAAAGAAATGATTAATGTGGGAGGAGAAAAAGTCTTGCCTCAAGAGATTGAAAGCATTATTTTGCAGATTGATGGCATATTAGATTGCCTAGTTTATGGAGAAAAAAATGCCATTACAGGTCAAAGTATTTGTTGTGAAGTTGTAATTGATTCTAAAAAAATCAAAAAAGATGAAATCAAAAAAATGATTAGAAGTTTTTGCAAAGGAAAGATAGATAATTACAAAATCCCATCAAAAGTTCTTGTAAAAGAAGAATTACAAGCTAGTGAGAGATTCAAAAAAGTTAGGAATATTGCAAAACAGAGCTAAATAAGAATCATTAGAGCCATTCTTGTTTTAGAAACCAAATAAGAGCTTGAATTATTTGTAAAACACCTATGGAATGCGTGATAGCATATCAAGAATCATTGGAGAAAAAGTGTCAAAGGTTATGAGCTTTTACAATCCTCTTATAAACAAAGCATTTTATGATATAATTTTGCAATAGACTTTAGAAAAATAATAAAAAATGGTAAAAAGATTGAAAAAATTATCAACTCTCAAAAATTTAATCACTCAACAAAGATTATCTATTGATGAAAAATATTGATTTTCTTATGCAATCACAAAATAATTGTGGATTTTACACCCAAAATGAGATTCAAGAATTAGGCTTTGTGCGTGTTGGAAAAAATGTTTTGATTTCAAAAAATGCAAAAATCTATGGTGCTTCCAAAATATCAATCGGTAGCAATGTCAGAATCGATGATTTTTGTATCCTAAGTGGAAGAATAGAGATTGGAGATTTTGTGCATCTTGGAGCATCAAGCAATATCACAGGATCTGATGTTGGAGTGATTATTAAAGATTTTTGTAGTATCAGTAGCCATGTCAGAATTTTTGCAATCAGTGATGATTATACAGGTGAAGGCATGACAAATCCCTGCATTCCTAATCATTTTAAACAAATTCAAAAACAAAGAATTATTCTTGAAAAACATTGCATTATTGGTTCAGGATCTATGATTATTCCCAAAGCATATCTTGCAGAGGGTGTAGCCGTTGGGGCGATGAGTCTTCTTGTGAGAGAAACAAAACCTTGGGGTGTTTATTTTGGGATTCCTGCCAAACGCATCAAGGAGCGAAAAAAAGATATTTTGCAATTAGAACAAGAATTCTTAAAAACTCAAAATATAATGGGGGGGGGGGATAGACAAATAATATCACCTTCTTCAAAGAAGGTGTGTGCTTGAAAACAATTTTTCATTCTGGGGCGATTCAATCCATTGCTTGTTGTATCCCATCTAATGCAGTAAAGCTTGAAGATCAAGCACAACAATTTTATAATGGGGATATCAAAAAAGCTCAGAGAATCAAAAAATCAATCGGACTTGATACACGCTATATTGCTGATAATCAAACAACAACATTAGATTTGTGTTTCCAAGCAAGCAAAACTCTACTTAAAACATCTAATGCTCCAATTGATGTTTTGATTTTTGTTACACAAACTCCTGATTTTTCTCAACCTAATAATGCTCATCTGCTACACGGAAAACTCAATCTCTCGCAAAATTGTGCTTGTTTTGATCTTAATCAAGGTTGCAGTGGCTATGTTTATGGTTTATTTTTGGCTTTTATGCTTCTATCTTCTGGTGCAGAAAATATTCTTCTTTGTGTGGGGGACACAATGAGCAAAGTGCTTCATCCCAATGATAGCAATACAACTCCAATTTTTGGAGATGCAGGAAGTGCTACACTTATTTCAAATACAAATGCAAAAAGTTATTTCACACTTCATTCTGATGGGGCTGGATGGGAAAATATTATTGTTCCAAATAGTGGTTTTAGAAAGAATCCTTATTTGTCTAAAAATTATCAGTATCCATCGTTTTTATGTATGGATGGTGCTGAAGTTTTCAATTTTTCTATTGAAAAAGAACCTAAAGCTATTGAAGAGATTTTGCAATTTTCGCAAAACAAAATTGAAGATATTGACTATATCTTTTTTCATCAAGCCAATGCTTATATCATTTCAAACATCGCAAGAAGGCTTGAATTAGATGTTTCAAAAGCTCCTAGTGAATGCGTTGGAAAATATGGAAACACTAGCTCAGCTTCAATTCCATTAGCCATTTGTGATCTTTTATCTCAAAAAAGAGAAAAAAATTTGCGTGTTATTTTGAGTGGTTTTGGTGTAGGACTTAGTTGGGCAACAGCTCTTATTCATCTTGATAAACATACACAAATATTTCACCCCATATTCTATAACAAGGAGTTAGAATGAAAAAACAAGAATTTCTTTTAGCATTACAAGATGCTTTGCAAAGAGATGAGGCATTAGAAGAGAATATGAAATTGAATGAATTAGAAGAATGGGATTCTTTGGCAATCGTTTCATTAATTGCACTTTATGATCAGCTTTTTGCAATCCAAGTAACTGGCAACACCCTAAGAGAATGTCAGTCTGTTTCAGATTTGATTGCACTTGCAAAGCTTCAAGATTAGCTTATGTATCGTTTTGATTTTACTGGCAAACAAATTCTCATCAGTGGTGCAAGTAGTGGAATGGGGGCACATGTCGCCTATGTCCTTAATGCAATGGGTGCAAAAATCTTAGCAATTGCTCGCGATATAAATAAACTACAAACAAAAAAAGAAAGTATGCCAAACCCTCAAAATTTTATTTGCATTTCCAAGGATATCACTCAAATTAACGCATTTGACAAAGAGATATTAGAGATTATCAAAAAATATGGCAGTGTCAATGGAGCAGTGCTATCTGCTGGAATCCAGCAGATAGCACCGATTTCATCGGTGCTGTCTGTAGAATCCGCGCTCACACTTTTTCATACAAATTATTTTGGCAATCTACAAATCCTCAAAGCCCTCATTGACAGACGAGCCAAAACGCCTGAAGGTTCAAGTTTTGTCATCATTAGCTCAAATTCTAGCGTGAAAGCCCAAAAAGGATTGGCAAATTATTCTGCAACAAAATCAGCAATCAATACAGCAATCAAATCTATTGCACTAGAAATTGCTCCAAAATATACGATCAATGCTATATCTCCGGGATTTGTAATGACAGAAATGATTGAAGAATGGAGCAAGGTGTATGATGAAGCCTATATCCAACAAATCACAAAAGAATATCCCCTTGGGCTTGGAAAAGTAGAGCAAATCTCACCGCTTATTTGCTTTTTACTAAGCCCATATTCTAATTGGATCACAGGACAAAATATCGTTATTGATGGAGGGGCAAGTTTGTGAAATGCTTTTTTGAAAAACAATATAATGAAGGGTTTTATTCTTATGAAGAGCTATTAAATATCGGTTTTGCTTCTCTTGGAAAAAATATCCTTCTCTCGCGTCAAGCCAAAATCTATACGCCAAGCAAAATTAGCCTTGGGAATTATGTCAGAATCGATGATTTTTGTATCCTAAGTGGAAAAATAGAAATTGGAGATTTTGTGCATCTTGGAGCTTTTTCATCAATTACTGGAGGAAATATCGGGGTAAAAATCGGAGATTATTGTGGAATGAGTTCTTATTCAAAAATATTTGCACTTAGTGATGATTTTGTCAATGGCTATCTTATCGGTCCTTGTATCCCAAATCAATTCAGACACATCATAGCAAAAGAGGTGGTATTGACTAAGCATTCTCATATAGGAAGCCATAGTCTAGTAATGCCCGGAAGCGTATTTGAAATCGGATCTTGTCTTGGACCTATGAGTTTAAATCTAGGAAGAAAATTTAAAAAATGGAATTATTATTGTGGCAATCCTGCCAAAAGCATTTACACTATTTCTTCAGAACGAGTTTTAAGTTTTGAAAAAGAAATGCTTTTAAACATAATGGGGGGGGGGGGTAAAACCATCTCATAATCTCTTTAGTTACATTGTCAATGTAACACAAGAGGTGACATGTGCATAAAAGATTTCTTTTTATCGGAAGTCGATTCTGCGTTTTGGATTTTATGCTTAAATCACAACTTGAGACTTCCATACTCATCCCAAAAGGTATTTCCATCTCAAATAATTTACCCCATCAATCATTTGCAACAAAAGAAGAGCTTATCAAACTGATACAACAACATACTTTTGATATTCTTGTATCCAATGGATGCCCCTTTATACTTCCTGTTAAAAGGCTTAAAAAACCACATCAAATATTTATTAATATTCACCCCTCTCTACTTCCAAGTCTCAAAGGAGCACATCCAATCAATGGAGCGATTCTATTCAATCAACCGACAGGTGCAACATGTCATATTATGAATGATAATATAGATGATGGTGCGATAATCAGTCAGATTCAAGTCTATAACTCCTCAAATATCCCTCTTAAATTGCTTTATCAAATGTGTTTTCTAGCAGAAGTGGAGGCTTTCAAAAAAGCTCTAAAACGAAATTTTTCTATTTGTTCTATACAACCTGTGAGAAAAGAGAGTTATTTTACTAGAACAGAAAATTTGATGCATATCAATTTTGAGGATATGGATACCCACAAAATAATGCAAAACATACAAGCCTTTTGCATCAAAAAACAATATGCAAAAATCATATTTAAACATCATATTATTCCTATCTATGATGCGAAAATCATTAAAAATACATTTTTGAAAAAACATTTTTGTAACGCAGTTTTAAATGAAATCGTAATGGTATATGAGGATTGTATCTTGCTTAATAGAGATAAGGTATTTCTGCAACTTCAAATTCCATCAAAATATATCAATATTTTAAAAATTGGCATCAATCTTGCTCAAAAAACAAATATTTACCAAACCACCCCATATATCAAAGCAACAAAACAAACAGAGCAAAAAATTTTTGATTTTCATTACCAAAAAGGATCTTATGTTTTTTCAAATCGTGCAATCAAATCACGCATTAACAAGAGTGAATATTTTGATATTGCCTCTCCTTATGGTTTTGCTGGATACTACACAAATACATCAAATCTTGATTTTATTCAAGAAGCTCTTTTACAGCAAGAAAAAAAAGCACAGCAAGAAAACATTATCGCAGAATTTATACGCTTTCACCCATTATGTCATTTTTCTCAAAATTTTTCACAATTGCTTGATTTATTTCAAATGGAAAGAGAAGTTATAGAGGTTACAACAAATCCACAAACAAGATGGCAAAACTATCCATCAAGAATAAGAAGCAAAATTCGAAAGGCATTACGAGAGCTATCTATCAATCAAAGCTATGATGCTCATCAATTTCACTATCTCTACACCCAAACTATGAAGCGTAATAATGCTCAAAACTTTTATTATTTCAATCTTGAATATTTTCAAAAACTCATTAAATTTAAAGAATGTATTCTATTGGAAGCAAAAATCAATGGGCAAACTTGTGGAATGGCAATGTTTTTATATGATGATTACACAAGTTATTACCATCTTGGAGCTACTTCTGATTCCTCTATCCAAAATAATATCAATCCTATGTGTGGTCTTTTTGAGAGTTTTTTTCAAATCGCATCATCCAAAGGCATTCAATCTTGTATTTTAGGAGGTGGCAGAACCTCATCAAAAGAAGATAGCTTATTTTTATTCAAAAAACAATTTTCACCCATTCTCAAACCTTTTTATATTGGAGGAAAGATTTATAATCAAGCAATTTATCAAGAACTTTGTGCAGATTATAATAATCCGTTTTTTTTGAAATATCGTTTTGCTGATAATCTAAGTGGGGGGGGGGGATAATACAGAATACCTCTTCTTAGCAAGGTATTGTGCGTGAAACCTCTCATCTTATTGGGAGGAGGAGGGCATTGCAAATCTTGTATTGATGTGATTGAACAAGAAAATAGATTCCGTATTATAGGGATTTTAGATGCCAATCTTTTTCATCAAGGGATACAAAAAATTTTTGATTATCCAATCTTAGGTGGAGATGAGCAACTTCCAAACATTAGAGAGACAATTCCCTATGCGTTCATTACAATTGGTCAAATCAAAACTCCTTATACGCGTTTGCAAGTCTATCACACACTCAAAAAACTTGATTTTTCACTCCCTATCATCATCTCTCCTCTAGCTTATGTTTCAAAGTATTCTCATATCCAAGAAGGAAGCATTATTATGCACCACGCACTTATCAACGCCAATACTTCAATTGGAAAAATGTGCATCATCAATTCAAAATCTCTCATTGAACATGATTGTGTGATTGGAGATTTTTGCCATATTTCTACAGGAGCTATTCTCAATGGCAATTGTGTCTTGGGAGAAAAAACTTTTGTAGGAAGCAACACGCACATCAAACATGGAAAAATTATCGATTCTGAACAAATCATTTATCATAACTTGCCATTTTGAAGATACAAATCACAAAAGAGATTCAGTGGAGTTATTGTAAAATATAGCCTTACTAATAATAAAATCAGAAATTAGCTGAAATAGGTGCATTTAATAAAAAAGATATAGGAAATCAACAAGTGTCAATAGATATTCAATACTTACATATCAACAAAAAAGAAGAACTTCTGCCTTTCAAAGAAGAAATTCTGAATCTTTTCTATGAATGCTTTGATAGAAAGTTTGATGAAAAACTCTGGACTTGGCTCTATCTTGAAAATCCGCTTAATTATCCAATTGTCAATCTTGCATTTTTAAACCGCAAACTTGTTGGACACTATGCCTTCATTCCGCTAAAAACAAATCTATACAATGTCTTTTTATCTGTTACAACAATGGTTGCCAAAAATGCAAGAAAACACGATGTTTTCTGCAGTCTTGCTACAAAAAGCTATGATTTTGCTAGAGATTTAAACTGCGATATCATTATTGGATTTCCCAATAAAACTGCAGTAATCGTTCATAAGGTATTACTAGATTGGCAAATTGAAGATACCTTTATTGCTAGTGTTAATAATTATCATCTTGAACATAAAGAAGAGATGATTTATCTTGATACAAAGGATTTAGAATTCATGCATTGGAGACTTTCCAAACCAAATGTAAGCTATATCACTAAGCCTAATGGTTTGATTATGAAAAAATATGAAGATTCACTAGATATTATGCATTTTGAAAAAGCCACATTTTTGGAAAAAACGGATTGCTTATACAATGTGCTCACTCAAGATCAAGCATTGAAGAATCAAAAAAGCATTGATTATCCATTTGGATATAAAGTTCTAAATCCCTTGATTCAAAATCCCTCTTTTAGGATAGAACTTTTAATGTCGGATGTATTTTGAAAGTTATCGTTGCTGTTGTTTTATATCCTTCTAAATTGTTTGATAATTTTTTAGATGATTGTCTTACAAGTATTTTTGCTCAATCATACAAAGATTTTACACTTGCTTTATTCTGTGATGGTATCTCAGAAAGTGCGATTCAAAAAAAACTAGAGCAAATGAATTATACACAGCCAATTATATTTTATTCTCAGCCATTAGGACAAACCACTCCATCGGCAATTCGGGATTTCATCATCAAATCTTCAATCCAACAAAATTTTGACTATCTCTGCTTTGTTGATTTTGATGAAAAAATAGATTCAAATCGCATTGAAATGACATTAAAAAATATGCATAGCTATGACTTTAGCTATTGCAATGCACGGATCACAGACTCTGCACTAAATAATAAAATTGCAAATATACATCAAGCCAAAAATATACCCGCAACAACCAACAATCATTTAGAAATCCTAGATAAAAATTTCATCGGACTTGGAGCCATCACTCTTAATTTGAGACAAACAAAGCTTTATGATTTTCGCCTACCATCAAATATCATTGTCTTTGATTGGTTTTTGGCAACCCATATGCTTCTACAAGGAGCGTCTGGAGTTGCCATATCAAATACATTTACAAACTATAGGCAACATCCAGAATCCTTTGTCGGAGCCAACCATTATCTTGATCAACATTCCCTGGATTTGGGAATTCGTGTCAAAAAAAACCACTACCAACATTTTCGTGAATTTCACCCTGCGTATCAAAACAAATACCATCAAATCATAGAGCTCGAAAAATTCTTGCGATATAATAGTGAGAAATATATTCACATCATTAATTCTCACTTTGATCCACAGCCTATGTGGTGGTGGGAAAATATTAAAACATTGGAGGAAATAAAAGAATGGATTTGAATGCACTTACTAAACCATATGTCATCGCAGAAATTGGTTGTAATCATAATGGAGATACAGATTTGGCAATCAAAATGATTGATGAAGCGAAAAGATGTGGAGCAGATGCTGTCAAATTTCAGTTTTTTGATGAAACAAATCTATCAACGAGTCAATACATAGATGAACTTGATAGCGGCAAAGTCAAGTTAGAAAATGTGTCTAAATGGGAAAGCAAAAAATTAGGGCTTACAAACATAAGAGAGCAGATAAGAGCATTTATTAATTCAAAAGAACAGCTCACAATATTCAGAGAACATTGCAAAAAAATAGGTATTGATTTTGGTTGCACAGCAGCGAATGAAGATGGTATTCAGTTTTTAGCTTCGATTGAAAGTGATTTTATCAAACTCGCTTCTATGGATGTAGATAATCCAAGAATGATTCTCTCAGCAATTCAAACCAAACTTCCCATCATCATCTCTACAGGAATGTCCTCTCTTTCAGAGATTGATGAAGCTTACAATTTATTTAAAAAAGCAAAATATGAGAATTTTGCAATGTTACATTGTGTGTCTATTTATCCTCCACGCAATGAGATTGTCAATCTCAATTTTATCAATACATTGCAAAAAATTTATGATTGTGAGATTGGCTACTCAGATCACACATTAGGATATTCTATCACTCTTGCTGCAATTGCAAAAGGTGCTAAAATCATCGAAAAGCATTTTACTCTTGATAAAGATATGGAAGGATGGGATCACAAAGTTTCTGCAGATTCAAAAGATTTGGAAATTATTTGCAAAGAGGGACAAAGAATCTTTGAATGCTTAGGAAATAAATACAAAGTTATCTCTCAAGATGAAGTAGAAAAAAGAGAAAAGTTTAGACGCAGTGCGACAACAGCACGCAGTATCAAAGAGGGAGGAATTGTTACAGAAAATGATATTGTCTATAAACGCCCAGGCACTGGAATCACGCCAGCAGAGACTAAATGGCTTATTGGAAGAAAAGCAAAGCACGATATTGCTGAAGACACAACGCTTATATGGGATTACTTTGTCTAAACAAGTTCTTATTCTCTCCACCCATCCAGATGATGAAACACTTGGTGCAGGAGGCACTCTTCTTAGACACAAGGCACAAGGAGATGCAATCCATTGCATTTTTTGCACAAGTATTTTTCAAGATGAAGGTTTTCATCCTGAAGTCATTCAAAAACGCCAAGAAGAAATCAAACAAGTAAGTGATGCCTATGGCTTCACTTCTACTCATTTTCTCAATCTCAAAACAATGCGAGTTGATGAATACACACGCAGTGAGATTATTGGCAAAATCTCTCAAATCTTTCAAGAGATTCAACCAAATATCATCTATCTACCCTTTGCTTATGATGTCCATAGTGATCATAGAATCATCTTTGAATGTGCCTTTTCTTGCAC
This window contains:
- a CDS encoding formyltransferase family protein; amino-acid sequence: MHKRFLFIGSRFCVLDFMLKSQLETSILIPKGISISNNLPHQSFATKEELIKLIQQHTFDILVSNGCPFILPVKRLKKPHQIFINIHPSLLPSLKGAHPINGAILFNQPTGATCHIMNDNIDDGAIISQIQVYNSSNIPLKLLYQMCFLAEVEAFKKALKRNFSICSIQPVRKESYFTRTENLMHINFEDMDTHKIMQNIQAFCIKKQYAKIIFKHHIIPIYDAKIIKNTFLKKHFCNAVLNEIVMVYEDCILLNRDKVFLQLQIPSKYINILKIGINLAQKTNIYQTTPYIKATKQTEQKIFDFHYQKGSYVFSNRAIKSRINKSEYFDIASPYGFAGYYTNTSNLDFIQEALLQQEKKAQQENIIAEFIRFHPLCHFSQNFSQLLDLFQMEREVIEVTTNPQTRWQNYPSRIRSKIRKALRELSINQSYDAHQFHYLYTQTMKRNNAQNFYYFNLEYFQKLIKFKECILLEAKINGQTCGMAMFLYDDYTSYYHLGATSDSSIQNNINPMCGLFESFFQIASSKGIQSCILGGGRTSSKEDSLFLFKKQFSPILKPFYIGGKIYNQAIYQELCADYNNPFFLKYRFADNLSGGGG
- a CDS encoding acyltransferase, which encodes MKNIDFLMQSQNNCGFYTQNEIQELGFVRVGKNVLISKNAKIYGASKISIGSNVRIDDFCILSGRIEIGDFVHLGASSNITGSDVGVIIKDFCSISSHVRIFAISDDYTGEGMTNPCIPNHFKQIQKQRIILEKHCIIGSGSMIIPKAYLAEGVAVGAMSLLVRETKPWGVYFGIPAKRIKERKKDILQLEQEFLKTQNIMGGGDRQIISPSSKKVCA
- a CDS encoding ANL family adenylate-forming protein codes for the protein MDNFLFEKLQDYKERIAIWQNHHSYSYADLLEQISKYHQLLDSIPAHSKVAIQSDYSLESIALFLALLKNQHTIIPIISPQELDQKLQESYAEFLIAQSDMEKIIHISQPKQNLFELNDAGLILFSSGSTGKPKAMLHNLSHILKKFENKKSKQLSMLLFLMFDHIGGINTLLNILSTGQTAIIPNDRKDVHHIANLIETHKISILPTSPTFLNLMLLNKVHLHHNLSSLKMISYGTESMPETLLKKLQNAFPKTKFLQTFGTSEVGIMQTISEKSGSLFMKISDPNIEYKIVNQELWIKSQTQVLGYLNASMENFVDGYFKTGDLVETKMINGEEYIRIIGRNKEMINVGGEKVLPQEIESIILQIDGILDCLVYGEKNAITGQSICCEVVIDSKKIKKDEIKKMIRSFCKGKIDNYKIPSKVLVKEELQASERFKKVRNIAKQS
- a CDS encoding SDR family NAD(P)-dependent oxidoreductase, which gives rise to MKVFVITGTRKGIGKELAQHFLSLGHIVCGCSRGETSITHKNYCHFELDVSDETKVAAMIKAIKKEFGNIDVLLNNAGIASMNHLLLTPYKTMKNIYSTNVFGSFLFLREVGKVMIQQSRKNKANGHISHFRIVNFATVATPLRLEGEAVYASSKAAIANLTQVASFELAEFGITVNAVGPTPIPTDLIKNVPKEKIDALLQRQAIKRFGNFQDCLNVIEFFLDEKSDFISGQIIYLGGVNG
- a CDS encoding SDR family NAD(P)-dependent oxidoreductase; its protein translation is MYRFDFTGKQILISGASSGMGAHVAYVLNAMGAKILAIARDINKLQTKKESMPNPQNFICISKDITQINAFDKEILEIIKKYGSVNGAVLSAGIQQIAPISSVLSVESALTLFHTNYFGNLQILKALIDRRAKTPEGSSFVIISSNSSVKAQKGLANYSATKSAINTAIKSIALEIAPKYTINAISPGFVMTEMIEEWSKVYDEAYIQQITKEYPLGLGKVEQISPLICFLLSPYSNWITGQNIVIDGGASL
- a CDS encoding 3-oxoacyl-[acyl-carrier-protein] synthase III C-terminal domain-containing protein; the encoded protein is MCLKTIFHSGAIQSIACCIPSNAVKLEDQAQQFYNGDIKKAQRIKKSIGLDTRYIADNQTTTLDLCFQASKTLLKTSNAPIDVLIFVTQTPDFSQPNNAHLLHGKLNLSQNCACFDLNQGCSGYVYGLFLAFMLLSSGAENILLCVGDTMSKVLHPNDSNTTPIFGDAGSATLISNTNAKSYFTLHSDGAGWENIIVPNSGFRKNPYLSKNYQYPSFLCMDGAEVFNFSIEKEPKAIEEILQFSQNKIEDIDYIFFHQANAYIISNIARRLELDVSKAPSECVGKYGNTSSASIPLAICDLLSQKREKNLRVILSGFGVGLSWATALIHLDKHTQIFHPIFYNKELE
- a CDS encoding acyltransferase yields the protein MKCFFEKQYNEGFYSYEELLNIGFASLGKNILLSRQAKIYTPSKISLGNYVRIDDFCILSGKIEIGDFVHLGAFSSITGGNIGVKIGDYCGMSSYSKIFALSDDFVNGYLIGPCIPNQFRHIIAKEVVLTKHSHIGSHSLVMPGSVFEIGSCLGPMSLNLGRKFKKWNYYCGNPAKSIYTISSERVLSFEKEMLLNIMGGGGKTIS
- a CDS encoding GNAT family N-acetyltransferase, with protein sequence MSIDIQYLHINKKEELLPFKEEILNLFYECFDRKFDEKLWTWLYLENPLNYPIVNLAFLNRKLVGHYAFIPLKTNLYNVFLSVTTMVAKNARKHDVFCSLATKSYDFARDLNCDIIIGFPNKTAVIVHKVLLDWQIEDTFIASVNNYHLEHKEEMIYLDTKDLEFMHWRLSKPNVSYITKPNGLIMKKYEDSLDIMHFEKATFLEKTDCLYNVLTQDQALKNQKSIDYPFGYKVLNPLIQNPSFRIELLMSDVF
- a CDS encoding glycosyltransferase family protein, which gives rise to MKVIVAVVLYPSKLFDNFLDDCLTSIFAQSYKDFTLALFCDGISESAIQKKLEQMNYTQPIIFYSQPLGQTTPSAIRDFIIKSSIQQNFDYLCFVDFDEKIDSNRIEMTLKNMHSYDFSYCNARITDSALNNKIANIHQAKNIPATTNNHLEILDKNFIGLGAITLNLRQTKLYDFRLPSNIIVFDWFLATHMLLQGASGVAISNTFTNYRQHPESFVGANHYLDQHSLDLGIRVKKNHYQHFREFHPAYQNKYHQIIELEKFLRYNSEKYIHIINSHFDPQPMWWWENIKTLEEIKEWI
- a CDS encoding acetyltransferase is translated as MKPLILLGGGGHCKSCIDVIEQENRFRIIGILDANLFHQGIQKIFDYPILGGDEQLPNIRETIPYAFITIGQIKTPYTRLQVYHTLKKLDFSLPIIISPLAYVSKYSHIQEGSIIMHHALINANTSIGKMCIINSKSLIEHDCVIGDFCHISTGAILNGNCVLGEKTFVGSNTHIKHGKIIDSEQIIYHNLPF